A portion of the Fulvia fulva chromosome 1, complete sequence genome contains these proteins:
- a CDS encoding Casein kinase II subunit beta-2, protein MDDFASDTDSDYTSYWRDWFISSRGNEYFCEIDEDYLTDRFNLTGLNTEVQYYQYALDLVTDVFDMEVDDDMREQIEKSARHLYGLVHARYVVTTRGLAKMMEKYKQGVFGKCPRVICESQHLLPMGQHDIPNMSNVKLYCARCEDIYNPKSSRHNSIDGAYFGTSFHNILFQVYPALMPQKTQRRYEPRIYGFRVHASAALMRWQEEEREKMKDRLRKRAIETGFEEEDEGEEELESEEDEIDEEQDGIDDMFEGQPMQAV, encoded by the exons ATGGACGACTTTGCCAGTGACACCGACAGCGACTACACAAGCTACTGGCGGGACTGG TTCATCTCGTCTCGTGGAAATGAATACTTCTGCGAGATCGACGAAGACTACTTGACGGACCGCTTCAACCTGACTGGGCTCAATACGGAAGTACAGTACTACCAATACGCCCTCGATCTCGTCACGGATGTCTTCGACATGGAAGTTGATGACGACATGCGCGAACAAATTGAGAAGAGTGCGCGGCATCTCTATGGCCTTGTGCACGCCCGATATGTGGTGACTACGCGCGGTCTGGCTAAGATG ATGGAGAAATACAAGCAAGGAGTCTTTGGAAAGTGCCCTCGAGTGATATGCGAATCTCAGCATTTACTCCCGATGGGACAGCACGACATACCGAACATGTCCAACGTCAAGCTCTACTGCGCCAGGTGCGAAGACATATACAACCCGAAGTCATCTCGGCACAACTCGATAGACGGCGCCTATTTTGGCACCAGCTTTCACAACATCTTGTTCCAGGTATATCCGGCGTTGATGCCACAAAAGACTCAGCGGCGCTACGAACCACGGATATATGGCTTCCGTGTTCATGCCAGTGCAGCATTAATGCGGTGGCAAGAAGAAGAACGTGAGAAGATGAAGGACCGGCTACGGAAGAGAGCTATCGAGACCGGGTTCGAGGAGGAAGACGAGGGCGAGGAAGAACTGGAGAGCGAGGAGGATGAGATCGACGAGGAGCAAGACGGCATCGACGACATGTTTGAAGGCCAGCCTATGCAGGCAGTATAG
- a CDS encoding Mitochondrial import inner membrane translocase subunit tim54, with protein MIPRRRDMGVWHGCILHQILISYFTAEVSTADQRWFQLSYKPTLETFVHLSPLRSQHSSSNMSDKPSTPAAENVAGASSNPATAGNGGNSGASSAAPKKPLPEQNPAFKMMGLPRFRLPSRNWLIFWSVIGSFAGAVVYDRWQTKRMREKWCNMVAHIAKEPLDTKTTPRKVTIYLEAPPGDGLRSAREHFHTYIKPVLVSAALDWDVVEGRKEGDVRHKTAERIRKRRKRNGEGAPAPEGEEEAYTVESIREKNGDVDYPGVAGDIVIGRHTWKEYIRGVHEGYLGPPDMPKHMEAWETPGWDMDRNASAQTPSHDDAGKAVSDSTAQTSTSTSTSEFAADAQPADGAPANADTNGVESLEKLTTETEETQETDEDKKKQEEAKKKEAEKPKRRFPPSYILPDEYETASLSPSTPEIIGPSVGVQLPHLLGFRNTPIRIYRFLTRRRTQDDIGRQVATAILASHRPYDTVAANDQNSASAAAREIHEQDQVLDHEERDWWKTVRQPRKEHEEDIWLQPMVLDERIASRMRAFRLTAEDEDRAKRIESGAEKVATDSEDSD; from the exons ATGATACCACGGAGAAGAGACATGGGGGTTTGGCACGGTTGCATATTGCATCAAATATTGATTAGCTACTTCACCGCGGAGGTGTCGACCGCCGATCAACGGTGGTTCCAATTGAGCTACAAGCCGACGCTGGAAACTTTTGTCCATCTATCTCCTTTGCGATCACAGCATTCCTCTTCAAACATGTCAGACAAGCCGAGCACTCCGGCTGCCGAAAATGTGGCGGGTGCAAGCTCCAATCCAGCGACCGCTGGCAATGGCGGGAACAGTGGTGCTTCTAGTGCAGCGCCCAAGAAGCCGCTGCCAGAGCAGAACCCGGCATTTAAGATGATGG GTCTACCGAGATTCCGCTTGCCATCACGAAATTGGTTAATCTTCTGGTCTGTCATTGGGTCCTTCGCGGGCGCGGTAGTATACGACAGATGGCAGACCAAGCGCATGCGAGAAAAGTGGTGCAACATGGTCGCGCACATCGCGAAAGAGCCCCTGGACACCAAGACGACACCTCGAAAAGTCACCATCTACCTAGAAGCACCACCAGGAGATGGACTGAGGAGTGCACGCGAACACTTCCACACATACATCAAACCAGTACTGGTATCGGCAGCGCTGGACTGGGATGTCGTGGAGGGTCGCAAGGAGGGCGATGTGCGGCACAAGACGGCGGAGAGGATCAGGAAGAGGCGGAAGAGGAACGGTGAGGGTGCGCCTGCGCCTGAGGGCGAGGAAGAGGCGTATACTGTTGAGTCGATAAGGGAGAAAAATGGTGACGTGGATTACCCTGGTGTCGCTGGAGACATTGTGATAGGGAGACATACGTGGAAGGAGTATATCAGGGGTGTGCATGAGGGATATCTTGGTCCGCCGGATATGCCCAAACACATGGAGGCTTGGGAAACACCAGGATGGGATATGGATAGGAACGCTTCTGCACAGACACCATCGCACGATGATGCTGGCAAGGCGGTTTCGGACAGTACTGCGCAGACTTCGACTTCGACTTCGACTTCAGAGTTCGCCGCTGATGCGCAACCTGCTGACGGTGCGCCGGCAAATGCAGACACGAATGGTGTGGAGTCTTTGGAGAAGTTGACGACAGAGACGGAAGAGACGCAAGAGACAGACGAAGACAAGAAGAAGCAAGAGGAGGCAAAGAAGAAAGAGGCAGAGAAGCCAAAAAGACGCTTCCCGCCTTCCTACATCCTCCCTGATGAGTACGAGACAGCGAGCCTATCACCTTCGACGCCTGAGATCATTGGCCCATCAGTAGGCGTGCAACTCCCGCATCTCCTGGGATTCCGCAACACGCCCATCCGCATATACCGCTTCCTCACGAGACGGCGGACACAAGACGACATTGGCCGGCAAGTAGCGACTGCCATACTTGCTTCACACAGACCGTACGATACAGTCGCTGCCAACGATCAGAATAGCGCCTCCGCTGCGGCGCGCGAGATACATGAGCAGGATCAGGTTCTGGACCACGAGGAGAGGGACTGGTGGAAGACTGTTCGCCAACCCCGGAAAGAGCATGAAGAGGATATATGGCTTCAGCCCATGGTTTTGGACGAGCGCATTGCCAGCCGGATGCGAGCTTTCCGGTTGACAGCAGAAGATGAAGACCGTGCGAAGAGGATCGAGTCTGGAGCCGAGAAGGTGGCGACGGACAGCGAGGATAGCGATTGA
- a CDS encoding Transcription regulator lscL produces HARTYEATDSQITPQWRRSSADIHRDSTVVVVDHLRSPASLGAGSNVSSGGGTCSGGLSLTEKQPVRAERRPGHQRRYAPKTRAGCLTIRRVRCDEEKPYCRRCTTTGRKCDGYASPFEGNTSSPEPLAAALVNDVSCNALERRTFDYFRARTAPCVSGYFHDSVWDRIVLQLSYSEPAARHAVNALGALHEERNLRKTATLEGVNVTVLKNGFPLSQYSKALKGMQGLLKTPSVCLDTVLLCSLLCIHFEALREAFVPALMHVENAIQLLHSSTTFDARKVHPSLVRAIMRIDLQGTMYLGSRVPGLPFYTAATDSILPNSFHDLTHARDLVNTWTSRIYHFMRTVADEFKFRDPGNVPLEQIAKAQEMEQTFLQLDRLLWSFMHKPTVKLTVREQHGLGMLRSRVKINRILSATCLYCEATMFDNYFEDFDEILTICMYILASDNAERRLFSVSLDEGLIHPLFFIATHCRDGRIRHQALEQLRKLPVRNGVWHAETTTRTAEICVRFEEALCGKEVALRSDIPEWRRVHSAGFNGWDNDSDRRQVKVHLKTRPNGPDGGWLDSEAYIEWPVDSVRFKILFGLLMNTQLLGVCPTAKGIARYLRGR; encoded by the exons CACGCTCGCACATACGAGGCCACCGATTCGCAAATAACTCCTCAATGGAGGAGGAGCAGTGCTGATATACACCGCGATTCCACCGTCGTTGTGGTGGACCATCTGCGCTCGCCTGCCAGTCTTGGTGCCGGTTCCAACGTCAGCAGTGGAGGAGGTACATGTAGTGGTGGCTTGAGCCTTACCGAAAAGCAGCCTGTGCGAGCCGAACGAAGACCTGGTCATCAAAGACGATATGCACCCAAGACAAGAGCAGGCTGTTTAAC AATACGGCGGGTCAGATGCGACGAGGAGAAGCCGTATTGTCGACGCTGTACAACCACTGGCAGGAAGTGCGACGGATACGCTTCGCCTTTCGAGGGGAACACCAGCAGCCCGGAGCCATTGGCTGCCGCATTGGTCAACGATGTGTCCTGCAATGCTCTTGAACGACGCACTTTCGACTACTTCCGCGCACGCACGGCACCTTGCGTGTCTGGATACTTCCACGACTCGGTATGGGACCGCATAGTGTTGCAACTCAGCTACTCAGAGCCTGCCGCTCGTCACGCTGTCAACGCCCTTGGAGCCCTTCATGAAGAGAGGAACCTTCGGAAGACAGCAACGCTGGAAGGTGTCAATGTGACCGTGCTGAAGAATGGCTTCCCACTTTCGCAGTACTCCAAGGCACTGAAGGGGATGCAAGGATTGCTGAAAACGCCTTCTGTGTGCCTCGACACGGTCTTGCTATGTTCACTGCTCTGTATACATTTTGAAGCTCTCAGAGAGGCCTTTGTACCGGCCTTGATGCATGTGGAGAACGCTATTCAGCTTTTGCACTCAAGCACGACATTTGATGCCAGGAAGGTTCACCCTAGCCTGGTAAGGGCGATTATGCGGATAGACCTGCAAGGTACAATGTATCTTGGGTCGAGAGTACCAGGACTGCCGTTCTACACAGCTGCTACGGACTCCATTCTACCGAATTCTTTCCACGACCTCACACATGCCCGAGACCTGGTCAATACCTGGACAAGCCGGATCTACCATTTTATGAGGACAGTCGCAGATGAATTCAAGTTCCGAGACCCGGGAAATGTTCCCCTCGAACAGATTGCGAAGGCTCAGGAAATGGAGCAGACCTTTCTACAGCTGGATCGTCTCCTATGGTCCTTCATGCACAAGCCCACAGTGAAGCTTACGGTCCGTGAGCAGCATGGTCTAGGAATGCTCCGCAGCCGCGTCAAGATCAACCGCATTCTTTCAGCAACCTGTCTCTACTGCGAAGCAACAATGTTTGACAATTACTTCGAGGACTTCGACGAAATCCTCACAATATGCATGTACATCCTGGCCAGTGACAACGCCGAACGGCGACTCTTCTCCGTCAGCCTAGACGAAGGGCTCATCCACCCCCTGTTCTTCATCGCTACCCATTGTCGCGACGGCCGCATCCGACACCAAGCTCTCGAACAACTTCGAAAACTTCCAGTCCGCAACGGCGTCTGGCACGCAGAAACCACGACACGTACGGCCGAAATCTGCGTTCGCTTCGAAGAAGCCCTCTGCGGTAAAGAAGTCGCCTTGCGCAGCGACATTCCCGAGTGGCGACGTGTCCATAGCGCAGGCTTCAACGGCTGGGATAATGATTCCGATCGACGACAGGTCAAGGTACATCTCAAAACCAGGCCGAACGGGCCAGATGGTGGTTGGCTGGATTCTGAGGCGTACATTGAGTGGCCAGTCGACAGTGTCCGTTTCAAGATCCTTTTCGGCTTGTTGATGAACACGCAGCTCCTCGGGGTATGCCCTACCGCCAAGGGAATTGCTCGCTATTTGCGAGGCAGATGA